The following proteins come from a genomic window of Rattus norvegicus strain BN/NHsdMcwi chromosome 8, GRCr8, whole genome shotgun sequence:
- the Snapc5 gene encoding snRNA-activating protein complex subunit 5, translated as MLSRLQELRKEEETLLRLKAALHDQLNRLKVEELALQSMINSRGRTETLPSQPAPEQLCDMSLQVDNEASINQTALKLSTRSPMEEEEEEEEEEEESDS; from the exons ATGTTGAGTCGGTTGCAGGAGCTCCGCAAGGAGGAAGAGACCCTGCTGCGTCTAAAGGCAGCCCTGCATGACCAACTGAACCGTCTCAAG GTCGAAGAATTGGCCCTTCAATCAATGATAAATTCTCGAGGACGGACTGAGACACTGCCTTCTCAGCCTGCACCTGAACAGTTATGTGAT ATGTCGCTGCAGGTGGACAATGAAGCATCAATCAATCAAACTGCACTGAAGCTGAGCACAAGgagcccaatggaggaggaggaggaggaagaagaagaggaggaagaatctGATTCGTGA